The Ursus arctos isolate Adak ecotype North America unplaced genomic scaffold, UrsArc2.0 scaffold_60, whole genome shotgun sequence sequence TTACTATTGTGCTGTAAAACATTACCATAGAGGAAAACTGGGTAAAGTATAAGGAATCGCTGTACTTTTTTTTACTGTATGTGAATCtgcaattatctcaataaaaatttaggtcaaaaaggggcgcctgggtggcacagcggttaagcgtctgccttcggcccagggcatgatcccagtgttatgggattgagccccacatcgggctcctccactatgagcctgcttcttcctctcccactccccctgcttgtgttccctctctcgctggctgtctctatcctgtcgaataaataaataaaatctttaaaaaaaaaaaaatttaggtcaAAGAAAGCAAAGGTCTTTCCCAgattgttagtttttgttttttgcaactGCTTGGAAACCCACCTTGAAAGTGGAACAAAATTGGAATCTATCTAAAGCACTGCTTGTAACTTTCTGTTGTGATGGAAATACTGCAGATCAGCACTGCCCAATACAGTGTCCACTAACACATGTGACTACTGAGCACTTGACATGTAGGTAATGCAACCAAAGActgaatataaaattgtattatttcgattaaatttacatttaaatagccaCTAGTGGCTGTGGCTCCCTTATGGGGACAGTACACAAATGAGACTGGATTTAATAGTCCCTATTCCTCCGGGTGaatggaaataagagaaagaaaaatcatttcccaACACCAAATTAATTCACAAACTTCCTGAGGATCCATTTCCTcactttaaaatgaggataataagatGGACCCTGACAAGCTATTTTGAGTGTGAGAAAGGGCTTCAAATCCCCCTCAAACCCCTACCTTGCAGGACCTGGATACCAGTAACTTGATGATCCTGCAAACATCTAGGGAGGTAATCCTGTGACTTATCAGTGAATGCTCCCCACTATTATGTAAAAACCAGCCAGGATTAGTAAATAGATTTGTTTTCACATActtaaggaagaaaacaacacacacatgaTCCCTTGCCATGCTACTAGCAGCTTTTTTCACAACTATAGTTCCAAAGACTTCAGttcaagagatttttttaagcatcaggtaaaaaaaaaaaaaagtctggaaaactACGCTATTTCCTCAAGTGCACACACAACTAGTTTCATTGTTGGGAGAATACCAGGAAAACTCATGGAAAACCAGAGATAAAAGTTCACTGACTGACTTGGCCAATTAGAACGATTACCTCCGCAGCAGGGCAGGGCTGTCGCCAGGGCAACCACGGCCACCCACCCCCAGGTTTATAAACCGACCTATTAGACCTTCCAGTTCTCCACCGACCTTGGGAGGGTCACGGGAAGCCACGCCCTAAGGGGGCGCGATCTGCCGGGGCGCACCTAGCAACCTCTGGCCTCGCGCAGGCGCACCGAACCCTGCCCACAAACCGAGGCACTGTGCTGAACAAGCTCCGCTGGTCCGCTCTCCGGGCAACTACTTCTTGCGCGTCCcctccttcacacacacacagccatgtcGTCAGCCACCCGAGTGGCGCTGGTGACCGGGGCCAACAAGGGCATCGGCTTCGCCATCGTGCGCGACCTGTGCCAGCAGTTCTCGGGGGACGTGGTGCTCACGGCGCGGGACGAGGCGCGGGGCCTGGCGGCCGTGCAGCAGCTCCAGGCCGAGGGCCTGAGTCCCCGCTTCCACAAGCTGGACATCGACGACCTGCAGAGCATCCGCGCCCTGCGGGACTTCCTGCGCAAGGAGTACGGGGGCCTGGACGTGCTGGTCAACAACGCGGGCATCGCTTTCAAGAGTAAGGGGATGGGAGCTGGGAGGGGACGTGGACCCCCGGAGCTCCCCCTACCAGGGTGAGCTCCATCTGTTGGGGAATCCATGCGGTCGGGCTCCTAACGCCTGTGGCATCCAAAATGGCTCcttagggagggaggagggatggacAGACAGCGCTGCAGCACCAACAGAGTCCAACAGAAATTGCAGGACTTATCAGCCTGAGTGACCTTTGTGTTTCCTCCGATTCCTGGGGACTTTTTCGAGATTGTCAGAGTGTTTCTCTAAGATTGGATTTGGGGGCAGCTGGGTTATTTTTACtgcattttgaaataaacaagaaaactgcACAAATTTGTTAACAAGAGATCCCACCTGTGCACCACCTCTTCACCCAGCCTCCCCCAATGGTGTGATCTTATACCACTACAGcatattaaaataagaacattgTCAGTGCAACATACTGTTAACTAGATGCCAGTTTTACACATTTCACCAGATTTCACATGCACTTATTTAATATATGTCATTCTGTGGAATTTTGCCACAAGGCTACTATTAACACTACTCTCTTTCTCCCCCGGAAGCTGATGATCCCACACCATTTGATATTCAAGCAGAAGTGACcatgaaaacaaacttctttggTACTCGAGATGTGTGCACTGAACTGCTGCCTCTAATGAAACCCCAAGGTGAGCCTCATCAGGGGCCCAAGCTGTGGTGTTTCTGGCAtgatctgcccctgcctctctggcctcACCTACAGacccctggcccctctccctgctcagccacacCGGCCTGATTGCTGTGTCTCCACCTGGACAGGTGCCCCTCTGCCTCAGAACGCTTACTCATCCTGCAATCAGCAGTGCCCTTTGTCCGGCCTCTCCTTCACAACTGCCTGTCTTATCCGTCAAGTCGTCATTCAGATCTCTCCTCACAGGGCCTTTTACTCACTCCGTGCCACTCACAGGTGCAGAACCCTGAGGATTCCTACCTGGACCCTTTCTGTTCCCTCACACTCTCTCCCACGGATTTTACTCACACTAGTGGATTCCTCACTCTTCAAACTTCTAAGGCCCCCCTAACATCGGTCACCTGCCTAGACATTCCCAGAGCTCCAGACAcacatccttctcttcctgccactcaCGCTCCTCAGGATGTCTTCCCAGACCTGTCCAGCCTGGGGGAAGACCCCTCCTCATGGTCGCCAGGAGGCCTGCACACTCACATGTGGCCAGAGTTGCTGACAGCCTCACACCAGTGGTACATTTCCACATGGATGGGGCACCtgtactgccccccaccccgggctgtaATATTGGATGTCTCTTGTTGCAtaaccccctgctcatgcattatcctcattcctcctcctcccacctccctcttccaccTGACATCCCCATTCACCTTTCAAAGGGACATCAAGTTCAGCCTCTGTGCTGGTCCTGATTACCTGCAATGATACTAGTCGAAGGAGTGCCTTCCCTCCAGTCCACTCCCATTACTATAGGAAAAGGCTGCATAAGTCTAGAATGAGTGGATTGTTTTAACCACAGCTATGTTCACTGTCATCCAGGTTTCCCAGGTGGGGGAAGAGACAATTCGCTCCATTATTCCCTTAGGAATTCCCACATAAGGACTTAAAGCTATAGTTATacagtttcttctttcaaaattatccCTGCTTCCCATTTCCACAATTGCAGCCCTGGTCCTGGGACCACGGTaagagtgggaagaaaaggaagttgagATAATGTAGGGAAGAACTGTAAGGTCAAGTTAGcatcttcccccacaccctctccccagaGTCCCCAGCGAAGCAGAGGAATCTGTCCAGTGGGATGGTCCCTTGGcacccaccccactcatgctgaGTGTGAATACGTGCAGTGAATGTGTCTAAGCCCCACGTACCTTTATCTCGTGTTTGAGACAACCGGGGATCCAGAGGCCTGTTCCAGTTCTCTGTGGAAACACTTGTCTGCAGAAGAGAACGTGTTGCTTGGCCTGCAGAAATGTAACACCTTAGTCCAAAAAGTTGCAGCATCTTCTGTTCTCATCCCGCTATACTGCTTGAACACTGGCATCTTCTGGGTTTAACCAAAGCTTGGTCCATAATAGTGCCTTGACTCGTCCGGACCCATTTGGAGCCTCTCAAGCTACTACCTTCCACCCAACTTGCCAGCTCTGTGCAGGACCTTCCCCTTGGGCCATCTCTCCCATAACCATCTCCAGGCTTTGTCTCTTTTGCTGAGAAACACAAGAGTCATTAGCATTTTTTGCCTCACAGGGTGCACGAGTCCATGTCAACAATTACCCCAGCTCTGCATGCATTGCTCCAGCTCTCCCATTTCCACTCCTCTCACGGACTAGATGGCCACTTCATACAGGCACAACAGGATATCCACTTGCTGGTTCCACTCCCATTCCAGTCCTGGGAAGGGTTCTTCTGAGGGGCACTGACATGTCCAGCTTTAATCTGCCCCCTGAATTGCCCCACTGACTTCCATAAGCCCATGCCCCTACACAGATCTCTTTCAGTCCCCTGGTTTTCCACTGCCTCTCTCCATGACTGTATTCTCAGGCCATAACACACTCCCAAGTTCATAAAATCCCCATCATAGACTCATCACCATGCAAGTCAGACCAGGCTAATAATCTGTCCTTACCATCCTCAAACAAAATAGCAGCCTTCCAAACCAGATGGAACGGCCCTCCTTACACCATTCAGCTCTTTACTGGTCTGTACAGACCTGATTGTAGACGCCTCCCCACTGACCATAAGATCCTCAGGTGGTCCCAAAGGTGGCCTGAGGGAGAAAGAGGTCATCCACTCTTGAAAGCAGTGAATGTCTTCTTACATTCTCCTTAGCAGGTTCTTTACAGCGTTTCCATTTTCCCGCAGAACACCTGCTCAGTTCCTCCCCCTTAGAGTATTTCTCAGGCATCATCAGAGACTGTGGGTATGACAAGTTTCAAGACCGTATCATAGTCGTCACTCACACAGACAGTCCTCGTTAACGCTCATAGCAAATTAATGAAGTCTCAAGTGGAAATTTTCTCCAACAACATCTTAGCAAAATTGCTATTCGTCATTCCTGTGTCTTTCTACATGACATTTTGTGTTGTATTTTAGGCAGAGTGGTGAACGTGTCTAGCATGGTGAGTCTGAGAGCCCTTAAAAACTGCAGCCCAGAACTACAGCAGAAGTTTAGAAGCGAGACCATCACcgaggaggagctggtggggctCATGAACAAGTTcgtggaagacacaaagaaaggcgTGCACAGGAAAGAGGGCTGGCCTGACACCGCCTATGGAGTGACAAAAATCGGTGTCACTGTGCTGTCCAGAATCCATGCCAGGAACCtgagtgagcagaggagaggggacaagatCCTACTGAACGCCTGCTGCCCTGGGTGGGTGAGAACAGACATGGCAGGACCTAGAGCCACTaaaagcccagaggaaggagcGGAGACCCCTGTCTACTTGGCCCTTTTGCCCTCAGATGCTGAGGGGCCTCATGGGGAGTTTGTTatggagaagaaagtggaaaaatggTGAGCTTCATTCACGGATCCGTCCATGGATCCCTTATGATAGTCCCCTCCTTTGACCAAAAGGACTCTTCTACTGTCGATAATTTCCCTATcctcagaaaaaatatatatatataaaatatccctGCTGAGTATTCAATTTGAGGAGCCTACTAActcagggaagatttttttttttttttttccgctgtGATCagggacaaaataaataaaatcagtgaaataatgAACCCCGGGGATGAATAAATGTTCTCTATCCATGCCTATTTGTGCAGACTCTTTCTATGCTGAGCCAGCTGAGAAGTGCACTACACCTAATAAGACCAGGAGCAGTCGGAGTTTCACTCAAGGGTAAGCACACGTTACACAAGAGGCAGAGAGTAATATGTTTGGCTTCTCAGGCCACACGCTCCTGTCGATCTCCCCAGGTCTGCTGTTGTAGCACGAAAGTAACCACAGACAGTATACAAACCAAGAGCAAGGTTGGACGTGGCATGCAGCCCATTGTACAGGCCTCGAGTAGAGCATGGACGACACCATGAAGGGAAGACACCCCTGTGGTCTCTGATTATCAAACGCactgggaagaaaaacaattacCAAGTGTGAAATGGCAGAGGGAACATAGACACatccacagggccctctgagacaacGGAGAAAACTGAGTATGGATTGTGTGTGGTGATGAGTGCCCGGGAGTGAGGCCCAAGACCCCAGTGTGACGAGAAGATTCTTACCGCCCCATCCATGCCAGGCTCCCGGTGGGCCTGACTGAACGTCCACCGCATGCCTCCCTTCACAGGAATATGCATGTTGGAAAGGTGCCTCTtctatactgattatttttcacTCTACGCCAGGGGTTTTCAGCCTCACCCAAATGAAAGGTGAGAGACCCTGGAAGCAAGGGTAGGGtccttatttttcaagtttttcatgtCAAAAACGCTGAAAACTTCCTCCctgttattttgcatttaatttttctcttcttttcctatttgCGTTTCTAAACTGACAAATGAGGATTATTGATGTCAACAAGAACACACAGGATCTCCACTGCAAATTTGCAAAAATACTCTGAGGTCACATAGGTCTTTTTgccttgatattttaaaaaataacacctcaatatataaaatacttctgAACTGTGAACCTCAACTAACCCATAAAGTAGGCACCTTAGACCAATGGGATTATGTAATCATTAAATccaacattccttttttttttaaagattttatttactgattgattgacagacagacagacagccagagagggaatacaggagggggagtgggagaggaagaagcaggctcccagcagaggaccctgacgtggggcttgatcccataacacaaGGATCACGCCTGGAGCCAAAgctagatgcttaacgactgagcctcccaggtgcccctaaatccaACATTCCAATCAATACCTTGGCCCCCAGCGGCTTCATAAACATCCCCTCCCACCTGGAGATCCTCAGAATCACACAGAGGGAGAGCCCAGCCCACAGCCAAGTCTCAGCACAGGACTGATTCTCTATTTCTCCTCCTTGAGTTTCTCCTACGAAAGGAAGGGGACCTCTACCCTCAGAAGCACTTTCCCCACGCCAGAAATTTCAATGCACCTCGGAAAAACCCAAGCATTCCCATTCCGCAGAGAAAGGACACATTCCCGAGACAATGTCTccactcctttttcccttttgtggttttcccaaaattattttaggtCAACTACTGTGAATCCCTAGCCCCCTTATCCCATCACCAACCACCTTTCGCGAGCATTTCAGTCCAACCTGAGCCATTGTTTGCCTCAAAAGAGGGAACTTGAGAGGGTAGAATCTCGGCCGGGTTCAAGGTGCAGCTGATGGAGGGACACAACTGGAACATTTGGCCCCTCCTACAATGGAGGGACTGAGGCGGGGCCTTGGGCACTGGGAGCCACAGTGCTGGATCCTAGAGCACAGGTGCACTGgcatctctgtccttgtcagCCTCTGCACCGCCAGCCCTCCGTGGGGCCCACAGCACCATCTGCTCAGCACACAGGGCAGTGCTTGCGCTGCACACCGCCATGGCGTCAGCCCCCCGAGTGGCGCTGGTGACCGGGGCCAACAAGGGCATCGGCTTCGCCATCGTGCAGCAGCTGTGCCGGCAGTTCACGGGGGACGTGGTGCTCACGGCGCGGGACGAGGCGCGGGGCCGGGCAGCTGTGCAGCAGCTCCAGGCCGAGGGCCTGAGTCCCCGCTTCCACCAGCTGGACATCGACGACCTGCAGAGCATCCGGGTCCTGCGCGACTTCCTGCGCAAGAGTTCGGGGGCCTGGATGTGCTGGTCAACAACGCGGGCATCGTATTCAAGAGTAAGGACCCGGGAAGACTTAGGGCTGGAGACTTCTCTCAGGGCACTTCCCGTGGGGGTTGGGCGTGGTCCCTGAATGCTGCTGGAGGGTCAGAGCTCCTATGGGGTCGAGAAGGGCCTCCCTAGGGAGAGAGGCTAGactgcaggcacagggagagaagaagcctcTGGCGGTGGCAAGGTTTTAAGCCCAGAGCTCCGTGGCATTGCCGTGGATTAATCTCAGGGACCTGACGGAGATTTTTGCAAGTTTAATTCAGTTTGGATCAGAGCATTTCAGtgaatgtttaaattattttgtgataAACGCGAACCGCcaacagagagacacagaaatcCCAACAGCACTTTCCGCTTAACTTCCTGGAATGATGCCAACTTGCCAAGCTACACGGCATTAAACCACACACGTCACATTGGGAAATTACAGCTCACTAGCCCAGAGATTAATGACAATGCACCAGGTTGCACGTCCAAGAACATGTAACTGTCACTCCTGGAATCCTCTCCCATGGCCTCTATTCATTAATCTATTCTCCCCTCACCTAACAGCTGCTGATCCCACACCCCTTCACATTCCAGCAGAAGTGACtatgaaaacaaacttctttggTACCCGAGCTGTGTGCACAGAACTGCTGCCTCTAATGAAAGCCCAAGGTGAGCCTCATCAGGGGCCCAAGCTGTGGTGTTTCTGGTAtgatctgcccctgcctctctgttCCGAATACAGacccaggcccctctccctgctcagccacacCAGCCTGACTGCTGTGTCTCCACCTAGACAGGTGCCATCTGCCTCAGGACTCTTACACACTCGTCCTGCAGTCACCAGCGCCCTCTGAACCCCTGATCCTCACAACTGGCTCTGTCCTTTCCTCAAGTCCTCATTGAAATctctcctcagagaggctttTTTTGACTCCATGCCACTCACAGGGGAAATTCCCTGAGGATTCTTTCTCGAcccattctcctccctctgcctgtctcccagaAATTTTATTCAGACTAGTGGACTCCTCCCTCTCCAAACTCCTCAGGCCCCCCTAACATCGGTCACCGGCGTAGAACATTCTCAGAGCTCCAGACACACATcgttctcttcctgcttctccttctcctcagggtgccctctaccccctccccaaatcccacccTTCCAGCCCCCAACCTACACCCCCATGTAAACATCTACACTACCTAATGACACTCACCATTACCCAAAACCACCCTCATCACAGACCCCACCATCCCACTCACCACGAATAATGAGGTCACCATGTCCAGCACTTGATTAGGGACCAGGTCCTAGGAGATGCCCTATGGCCTTTATCCCCACGCCTCTCCTCCATCCCAGCTCTACAACACACACTCgcctttcatttctgtatccttgccaCCCTCCTAGACACGTGGCttcttcagtctcttcctctcggggcattctctctgctctctgaggGCTTGCTTACTCCCAAAAGTCCTTCCGGGTCAAAGCCCAAGCCCTGGGCATCACCTGTAGGCATCTCTGTCATCAGACCTGCCAAACTCCAGGCCCATCCGCTCCCTTCCCCTTCTATACTCTGCACAAAACAAACTCCTGAATTCCTTGCTTGTCAACTACTGTAATACTTCCCCACGAGAACGTGATGCAGGGAACCACCACCCTTTTACTACACTCATTAAGACAAGCTGatgattttagaaagattaagatCTCTAGCATGAACCGACGACATGCAGGTACACTTGACTCTGTTCTGCCCCTGATTCCTCTTCTGTCC is a genomic window containing:
- the LOC113260850 gene encoding carbonyl reductase [NADPH] 1 codes for the protein MSSATRVALVTGANKGIGFAIVRDLCQQFSGDVVLTARDEARGLAAVQQLQAEGLSPRFHKLDIDDLQSIRALRDFLRKEYGGLDVLVNNAGIAFKTDDPTPFDIQAEVTMKTNFFGTRDVCTELLPLMKPQGRVVNVSSMVSLRALKNCSPELQQKFRSETITEEELVGLMNKFVEDTKKGVHRKEGWPDTAYGVTKIGVTVLSRIHARNLSEQRRGDKILLNACCPGWVRTDMAGPRATKSPEEGAETPVYLALLPSDAEGPHGEFVMEKKVEKW